Proteins encoded by one window of Cyprinus carpio isolate SPL01 chromosome B6, ASM1834038v1, whole genome shotgun sequence:
- the rhot1b gene encoding mitochondrial Rho GTPase 1b isoform X3 has product MRKDVRILLVGEPNVGKTSLIMTLVSEEFPAVVPYRAEEITIPADVTPERVPTHIVDYSEAEQTDEQLYQEISKANVICIVYSVNNKKSIEKVTSHWIPLINERTDKDSRVPLILVGNKSDLVEHSSMETVLPIMNKYTEIETCVECSAKNLKNISELFYYAQKAVLHPTGPLYCPEKKEMRSACVRALTRIFKVSDLDNDGILNDHELTFFQRTCFNTPLAPQALEDVKNVVRKNLTDGVRDNGLTLKGFLFLHTLFIQRGRHETTWAVLRRFGYDDDLELHQDYLFPLLKIPPDCTTELNHNAYLFLQSVFDKYDKDRDYALSPEELMDLFDVFPYVPWGLDVNSTVCTNDQGWITYQGYLSQWTLTTYLDVQRCLEYLGYLGYSIIAEQESQASAIAVTRDKKHDLQKKQTQRNVFRCHVFGITGSGKTGFLQGFLGRNLVRQRAIKEEHKSYYAISTAHVYGQEKYLLLHEIFPDFDFLSETELSCDIVCLIYDVSNPCSFEYCAQIFKQYFMDSKTPCMLIAAKSDLPETKQQYCMTPLEFCRKHKMPPPQSYTCNTAVAPSKDIFIKLTTMAVYPHARLRCMCTCNRCTFCLCQNFLNSELVQTVRTKLYTVIFSRHFMYGELKSSTFWLRASVGATVCAMLGFAMYRALLRPR; this is encoded by the exons ATGCGAAAAGACGTGAGGATTCTGTTGGTTGGAGAAC ccaATGTGGGGAAGACGTCTCTGATCATGACACTTGTCAGTGAGGAGTTCCCAGCAGTg GTTCCTTACAGAGCTGAGGAGATCACTATACCAGCAGATGTCACACCAGAGAGAGTCCCCACTCATATAGTGGACTACTCGG AAGCTGAACAGACAGATGAACAACTGTACCAAGAGATATCAAAA GCCAATGTTATATGTATAGTCTACTCAGTGAACAACAAGAAGTCTATTGAGAAG GTGACAAGTCATTGGATTCCTTTGATAAATGAGAGAACAGACAAAGACAGCAG ggTTCCTCTGATCCTTGTGGGGAATAAATCTGATCTGGTTGAGCACAGCAGTATGGAGACTGTCCTTCCCATCATGAACAAATACACAGAGATAGAGACCTGTGTGGAG TGTTCAGCAAAGAATCTGAAGAATATTTCGGAGTTATTTTACTATGCACAGAAGGCTGTCCTTCACCCTACAGGGCCTCTCTACTGTCCAGAGAAGAAAGAG atgAGGTCTGCCTGTGTTCGGGCATTGACACGTATCTTTAAGGTGTCAGATTTGGACAACGATGGCATTCTCAATGATCATGAGCTTACCTTTTTTCAG AGAACTTGTTTCAACACCCCACTAGCCCCACAGGCCCTTGAGGATGTAAAAAATGTTGTGAGAAAAAACCTGACAGATGGAGTGCGTGACAACGGGCTCACTCTCAAAG gtttccTCTTCCTACATACTCTCTTCATCCAAAGAGGAAGGCATGAGACAACGTGGGCTGTACTGCGGAGGTTTGGATACGATGACGATCTTGAGCTGCATCAGGACTACCTGTTTCCTCT GTTAAAAATACCACCAGACTGCACCACAGAGCTCAATCACAATGCTTACCTGTTCCTACAGAGTGTTTTTGACAAATATGATAAG GACAGAGACTATGCATTGTCCCCTGAAGAGCTTATGGATCTATTTGATGTTTTCCCCTATGTCCCCTGGGGATTGGATGTGAACAGTACAGTTTGCACTAATGACCAGGGCTGGATCACATACCAAGGCTATCTCTCTCAGTGGAC GTTAACGACTTACCTGGATGTACAGCGATGTCTTGAATATCTTGGTTACCTTGGTTACTCTATCATTGCTGAGCAGGAATCTCAGGCCTCTGCCATAGCAG TGACCCGTGACAAGAAGCACGACCTTCAGAAGAAACAGACGCAACGGAATGTATTTCGCTGTCATGTGTTTGGAATAACTGGAAGTGGCAAAACTGGTTTCCTGCAGGGCTTCCTCGGCAGAAACCTTGTG CGTCAGAGGGCCATAAAAGAAGAACACAAATCATATTATGCAATCAGCACTGCACATGTGTACGGACAGGAGAAGTACTTGTTG CTCCATGAAATCTTTCCAGATTTTGATTTCCTGTCTGAGACTGAGCTTTCATGTGACATTGTGTGTCTGATCTATGATGTGAGCAACCCTTGTTCTTTTGAGTACTGTGCACAAATCTTCAAG CAATACTTCATGGATAGTAAGACTCCATGTATGTTGATTGCTGCAAAGTCAGACCTGCCAGAAACAAAGCAGCAATACTGTATGACTCCACTGGAATTCTGTCGCAAGCACAAGATGCCGCCGCCTCAGTCCTACACCTGTAACACAGCTGTGGCTCCCAGCAAAGACATCTTCATCAAGCTCACCACCATGGCTGTGTATCC CCATGCGCGTCTGCGCTGCATGTGTACCTGTAACAGGTGTACCTTCTGTCTGTGTCAGAACTTCCTGAACTCTGAGCTCGTGCAGACGGTTCGGACCAAACTCTACACTGTCATCTTTAGCAG gCATTTTATGTATGGTGAACTGAAGAGCTCTACATTTTGGCTCAGAGCGAGTGTTGGAGCCACAGTTTGTGCCATGCTTGGCTTTGCAATGTACAGAGCCCTCCTTAGACCTCGATGA
- the rhot1b gene encoding mitochondrial Rho GTPase 1b isoform X2 — MRKDVRILLVGEPNVGKTSLIMTLVSEEFPAVVPYRAEEITIPADVTPERVPTHIVDYSEAEQTDEQLYQEISKANVICIVYSVNNKKSIEKVTSHWIPLINERTDKDSRVPLILVGNKSDLVEHSSMETVLPIMNKYTEIETCVECSAKNLKNISELFYYAQKAVLHPTGPLYCPEKKEMRSACVRALTRIFKVSDLDNDGILNDHELTFFQRTCFNTPLAPQALEDVKNVVRKNLTDGVRDNGLTLKGFLFLHTLFIQRGRHETTWAVLRRFGYDDDLELHQDYLFPLLKIPPDCTTELNHNAYLFLQSVFDKYDKDRDYALSPEELMDLFDVFPYVPWGLDVNSTVCTNDQGWITYQGYLSQWTLTTYLDVQRCLEYLGYLGYSIIAEQESQASAIAVTRDKKHDLQKKQTQRNVFRCHVFGITGSGKTGFLQGFLGRNLVRQRAIKEEHKSYYAISTAHVYGQEKYLLLHEIFPDFDFLSETELSCDIVCLIYDVSNPCSFEYCAQIFKQYFMDSKTPCMLIAAKSDLPETKQQYCMTPLEFCRKHKMPPPQSYTCNTAVAPSKDIFIKLTTMAVYPTS, encoded by the exons ATGCGAAAAGACGTGAGGATTCTGTTGGTTGGAGAAC ccaATGTGGGGAAGACGTCTCTGATCATGACACTTGTCAGTGAGGAGTTCCCAGCAGTg GTTCCTTACAGAGCTGAGGAGATCACTATACCAGCAGATGTCACACCAGAGAGAGTCCCCACTCATATAGTGGACTACTCGG AAGCTGAACAGACAGATGAACAACTGTACCAAGAGATATCAAAA GCCAATGTTATATGTATAGTCTACTCAGTGAACAACAAGAAGTCTATTGAGAAG GTGACAAGTCATTGGATTCCTTTGATAAATGAGAGAACAGACAAAGACAGCAG ggTTCCTCTGATCCTTGTGGGGAATAAATCTGATCTGGTTGAGCACAGCAGTATGGAGACTGTCCTTCCCATCATGAACAAATACACAGAGATAGAGACCTGTGTGGAG TGTTCAGCAAAGAATCTGAAGAATATTTCGGAGTTATTTTACTATGCACAGAAGGCTGTCCTTCACCCTACAGGGCCTCTCTACTGTCCAGAGAAGAAAGAG atgAGGTCTGCCTGTGTTCGGGCATTGACACGTATCTTTAAGGTGTCAGATTTGGACAACGATGGCATTCTCAATGATCATGAGCTTACCTTTTTTCAG AGAACTTGTTTCAACACCCCACTAGCCCCACAGGCCCTTGAGGATGTAAAAAATGTTGTGAGAAAAAACCTGACAGATGGAGTGCGTGACAACGGGCTCACTCTCAAAG gtttccTCTTCCTACATACTCTCTTCATCCAAAGAGGAAGGCATGAGACAACGTGGGCTGTACTGCGGAGGTTTGGATACGATGACGATCTTGAGCTGCATCAGGACTACCTGTTTCCTCT GTTAAAAATACCACCAGACTGCACCACAGAGCTCAATCACAATGCTTACCTGTTCCTACAGAGTGTTTTTGACAAATATGATAAG GACAGAGACTATGCATTGTCCCCTGAAGAGCTTATGGATCTATTTGATGTTTTCCCCTATGTCCCCTGGGGATTGGATGTGAACAGTACAGTTTGCACTAATGACCAGGGCTGGATCACATACCAAGGCTATCTCTCTCAGTGGAC GTTAACGACTTACCTGGATGTACAGCGATGTCTTGAATATCTTGGTTACCTTGGTTACTCTATCATTGCTGAGCAGGAATCTCAGGCCTCTGCCATAGCAG TGACCCGTGACAAGAAGCACGACCTTCAGAAGAAACAGACGCAACGGAATGTATTTCGCTGTCATGTGTTTGGAATAACTGGAAGTGGCAAAACTGGTTTCCTGCAGGGCTTCCTCGGCAGAAACCTTGTG CGTCAGAGGGCCATAAAAGAAGAACACAAATCATATTATGCAATCAGCACTGCACATGTGTACGGACAGGAGAAGTACTTGTTG CTCCATGAAATCTTTCCAGATTTTGATTTCCTGTCTGAGACTGAGCTTTCATGTGACATTGTGTGTCTGATCTATGATGTGAGCAACCCTTGTTCTTTTGAGTACTGTGCACAAATCTTCAAG CAATACTTCATGGATAGTAAGACTCCATGTATGTTGATTGCTGCAAAGTCAGACCTGCCAGAAACAAAGCAGCAATACTGTATGACTCCACTGGAATTCTGTCGCAAGCACAAGATGCCGCCGCCTCAGTCCTACACCTGTAACACAGCTGTGGCTCCCAGCAAAGACATCTTCATCAAGCTCACCACCATGGCTGTGTATCC AACTTCCTGA
- the rhot1b gene encoding mitochondrial Rho GTPase 1b isoform X1: protein MRKDVRILLVGEPNVGKTSLIMTLVSEEFPAVVPYRAEEITIPADVTPERVPTHIVDYSEAEQTDEQLYQEISKANVICIVYSVNNKKSIEKVTSHWIPLINERTDKDSRVPLILVGNKSDLVEHSSMETVLPIMNKYTEIETCVECSAKNLKNISELFYYAQKAVLHPTGPLYCPEKKEMRSACVRALTRIFKVSDLDNDGILNDHELTFFQRTCFNTPLAPQALEDVKNVVRKNLTDGVRDNGLTLKGFLFLHTLFIQRGRHETTWAVLRRFGYDDDLELHQDYLFPLLKIPPDCTTELNHNAYLFLQSVFDKYDKDRDYALSPEELMDLFDVFPYVPWGLDVNSTVCTNDQGWITYQGYLSQWTLTTYLDVQRCLEYLGYLGYSIIAEQESQASAIAVTRDKKHDLQKKQTQRNVFRCHVFGITGSGKTGFLQGFLGRNLVRQRAIKEEHKSYYAISTAHVYGQEKYLLLHEIFPDFDFLSETELSCDIVCLIYDVSNPCSFEYCAQIFKQYFMDSKTPCMLIAAKSDLPETKQQYCMTPLEFCRKHKMPPPQSYTCNTAVAPSKDIFIKLTTMAVYPHARLRCMCTCNRCTFCLCQNFLNSELVQTVRTKLYTVIFSRFSGWLYLGSSPFLCTYLSCFYRNSSSFFFSLFNYSHSDSH, encoded by the exons ATGCGAAAAGACGTGAGGATTCTGTTGGTTGGAGAAC ccaATGTGGGGAAGACGTCTCTGATCATGACACTTGTCAGTGAGGAGTTCCCAGCAGTg GTTCCTTACAGAGCTGAGGAGATCACTATACCAGCAGATGTCACACCAGAGAGAGTCCCCACTCATATAGTGGACTACTCGG AAGCTGAACAGACAGATGAACAACTGTACCAAGAGATATCAAAA GCCAATGTTATATGTATAGTCTACTCAGTGAACAACAAGAAGTCTATTGAGAAG GTGACAAGTCATTGGATTCCTTTGATAAATGAGAGAACAGACAAAGACAGCAG ggTTCCTCTGATCCTTGTGGGGAATAAATCTGATCTGGTTGAGCACAGCAGTATGGAGACTGTCCTTCCCATCATGAACAAATACACAGAGATAGAGACCTGTGTGGAG TGTTCAGCAAAGAATCTGAAGAATATTTCGGAGTTATTTTACTATGCACAGAAGGCTGTCCTTCACCCTACAGGGCCTCTCTACTGTCCAGAGAAGAAAGAG atgAGGTCTGCCTGTGTTCGGGCATTGACACGTATCTTTAAGGTGTCAGATTTGGACAACGATGGCATTCTCAATGATCATGAGCTTACCTTTTTTCAG AGAACTTGTTTCAACACCCCACTAGCCCCACAGGCCCTTGAGGATGTAAAAAATGTTGTGAGAAAAAACCTGACAGATGGAGTGCGTGACAACGGGCTCACTCTCAAAG gtttccTCTTCCTACATACTCTCTTCATCCAAAGAGGAAGGCATGAGACAACGTGGGCTGTACTGCGGAGGTTTGGATACGATGACGATCTTGAGCTGCATCAGGACTACCTGTTTCCTCT GTTAAAAATACCACCAGACTGCACCACAGAGCTCAATCACAATGCTTACCTGTTCCTACAGAGTGTTTTTGACAAATATGATAAG GACAGAGACTATGCATTGTCCCCTGAAGAGCTTATGGATCTATTTGATGTTTTCCCCTATGTCCCCTGGGGATTGGATGTGAACAGTACAGTTTGCACTAATGACCAGGGCTGGATCACATACCAAGGCTATCTCTCTCAGTGGAC GTTAACGACTTACCTGGATGTACAGCGATGTCTTGAATATCTTGGTTACCTTGGTTACTCTATCATTGCTGAGCAGGAATCTCAGGCCTCTGCCATAGCAG TGACCCGTGACAAGAAGCACGACCTTCAGAAGAAACAGACGCAACGGAATGTATTTCGCTGTCATGTGTTTGGAATAACTGGAAGTGGCAAAACTGGTTTCCTGCAGGGCTTCCTCGGCAGAAACCTTGTG CGTCAGAGGGCCATAAAAGAAGAACACAAATCATATTATGCAATCAGCACTGCACATGTGTACGGACAGGAGAAGTACTTGTTG CTCCATGAAATCTTTCCAGATTTTGATTTCCTGTCTGAGACTGAGCTTTCATGTGACATTGTGTGTCTGATCTATGATGTGAGCAACCCTTGTTCTTTTGAGTACTGTGCACAAATCTTCAAG CAATACTTCATGGATAGTAAGACTCCATGTATGTTGATTGCTGCAAAGTCAGACCTGCCAGAAACAAAGCAGCAATACTGTATGACTCCACTGGAATTCTGTCGCAAGCACAAGATGCCGCCGCCTCAGTCCTACACCTGTAACACAGCTGTGGCTCCCAGCAAAGACATCTTCATCAAGCTCACCACCATGGCTGTGTATCC CCATGCGCGTCTGCGCTGCATGTGTACCTGTAACAGGTGTACCTTCTGTCTGTGTCAGAACTTCCTGAACTCTGAGCTCGTGCAGACGGTTCGGACCAAACTCTACACTGTCATCTTTAGCAGGTTCTCAGGATGGCTTTATCTTGGTTCATCACCTTTCCTCTGCACTTATCTCTCTTGCTTTTATCGTAAttcatcctctttttttttctctctatttaatTATTCTCATTCTGATTCACATTAA
- the LOC122137657 gene encoding uncharacterized protein LOC122137657, producing MLGFKYAHVVLLFLITPSVTAYGGIVYIHRVRNSSIDISCESAKKEENPFAFSLKRRLLQSRQVMYLSKGFQPFINKSEDKDRITVHDELDNHRVNLTISNLQGQDTDVYHCEFHYDALPYDKNVPGKMEFFIYIEDFSHCNCSSYLLLLYVISGAACLLGVLVFTLAIAYCCKALNRRKPQPIVPVYEEMARVRPTKGKATSCHTDIAKLEEANSTVAHLFSNQNLYVN from the exons atgttaggTTTTAAGTATGCTCATGTTGTACTCTTGTTTCTTATCACCCCTTCTGTAACTG CATACGGGGGTATTGTTTATATCCACAGAGTAAGAAATTCATCCATTGACATTTCCTGTGAAtctgcaaaaaaagaagaaaacccaTTTGCCTTTTCGCTGAAACGCAGGTTGCTGCAGTCCAGACAAGTGATGTATCTTTCTAAAGGATTCCAACCATTTATCAATAAATCTGAGGACAAGGATCGCATCACTGTACATGATGAGCTGGACAACCACAGAGTTAATCTGACAATCTCAAACCTGCAAGGACAGGACACAGATGTGTACCACTGTGAATTCCACTATGATGCTCTTCCATATGATAAGAATGTTCCTGGCAAGATGGAGTTCTTCATCTACATTGAAGACTTCT CTCATTGTAATTGTTCAAGTTACCTGCTGTTGCTGTATGTGATCTCTGGAGCTGCATGTCTGCTGGGTGTTCTGGTTTTCACTCTCGCTATCGCTTACtgt TGTAAAGCGCTTAACCGTAGAAAGCCACAGCCTATAGTTCCTGTTTATGAGGAGATGGCCAGGGTGCGGCCCACCAAAGGAAAAGCCACAAGCTGTCATACTGATATTGCAAAACTGGAGGAAGCAAACAGCACTGTGGCCCATTTGTTCAGCAACCAAAACCTTTATGTCAATtga